One window of Bacteroidota bacterium genomic DNA carries:
- a CDS encoding TonB-dependent receptor gives MPTKRSPRLLFDGMNHALTQAVRACSLVLSLLAPLTGWAQINGEIVGRVTETTGGPIPGATILVTGTNYGTAAESDGTYELVIPEGRWSITVSAVGFAAVTDSVIVERRAQVRYDVALAPSDATLGEVSVVAERTNDAGVYSIDAEFLEDIPQPLADGLRAVKVLPGVVSNNETSNEYSVRGGGFNENLYYVNGFEIFKPLRTRQGEQEGLGLVNPDLADRLTLYAGGFPARFGGKLSSALDVRYGLPDEQGFTGSAFTSTLDAGGAARGRVGKLGAAIGVRTARASRFFESQALEGEYDPEFNDVQMLFGYDLAPGHRIEALGMYAAHRFSLDPQSRVSNFGIFPAITSVRLDYSGQEEDGYDIAFGGLRLMNRLSDRIRIEHQIAYFDLEEFEQYDVTSGIEIFDVINPNLPLDDDNLLATGTAAERDVADNRIGFTSLTGAGRYGLALDRHALEVGWQARLLEFRDQLFEFKQIVGRDGMTNNQLVFALDSVNAVAQFEESQLGIYAQDAIDLLPQEGRLVATLGVRADYFSFNDEWTASPRLSVLYQHTPQLTFTGAAGLYYQQPTYRELRGDLAEAATSDQSVGNDDLNAAFNRDLVSQRSILVVGGVERFFPKRRLYVRAEAYYKQLSDLISYTVENTRVTYTGENDADGYAAGFDVQVRGEIVPGVESWVNYGFLTTRETFKDGTVVDPTVVGVLPSDNTVARPFDRRHNVTLFVQDYVPGDDSWKLHMRALFGTGLPYTPPVPDPENPSNTALRVPGDRNSDRFPQYQRIDLGATKQLMLTNPGAARPVAMKLTVEVLNIFNFRNTIAYSWIGNNWQRVPTRLTPRTVNARLRVNF, from the coding sequence GGCACCGCCGCCGAGAGCGACGGCACCTACGAGCTCGTCATACCCGAGGGCCGCTGGTCGATCACCGTCTCCGCCGTCGGCTTCGCGGCCGTAACTGACTCCGTCATCGTTGAGCGGCGCGCCCAGGTGCGCTACGACGTGGCCCTCGCCCCGAGCGACGCGACGCTGGGCGAGGTGAGCGTGGTCGCCGAGCGGACCAACGACGCGGGCGTCTACAGCATCGACGCGGAATTCCTCGAAGACATCCCGCAGCCGCTCGCGGACGGCCTGCGCGCTGTAAAGGTGCTGCCGGGCGTCGTCTCCAACAACGAGACCTCGAACGAGTACAGCGTGCGCGGCGGCGGCTTCAACGAGAACCTGTACTACGTCAACGGCTTCGAAATCTTCAAGCCGCTGCGGACACGGCAGGGCGAGCAGGAAGGGCTCGGCCTCGTCAACCCCGACCTCGCCGACCGCCTTACGCTCTACGCCGGCGGTTTCCCGGCGCGGTTCGGTGGCAAGCTCTCGTCGGCGCTCGACGTGCGCTACGGCCTTCCTGACGAGCAGGGGTTCACCGGCTCGGCATTCACGTCCACCCTTGACGCTGGAGGTGCCGCTCGCGGGCGAGTCGGTAAGCTCGGCGCTGCGATCGGTGTGCGTACGGCTCGGGCGAGCCGCTTCTTCGAGAGCCAAGCGCTCGAAGGCGAGTACGACCCCGAGTTCAACGACGTGCAGATGCTCTTTGGGTATGACCTCGCGCCAGGCCACCGCATCGAAGCGCTTGGGATGTATGCGGCGCACCGCTTCAGCCTCGACCCGCAGAGCCGCGTGTCCAACTTCGGCATCTTCCCCGCCATCACGTCGGTGCGGCTTGACTACTCCGGGCAGGAAGAAGACGGCTACGACATCGCCTTCGGTGGCCTGCGGCTCATGAACCGGCTCTCGGACCGTATCCGTATCGAGCATCAGATCGCGTACTTCGACCTGGAGGAGTTTGAGCAGTACGACGTCACGAGTGGGATCGAAATCTTCGACGTCATCAACCCGAACTTGCCGCTTGACGACGACAACCTACTCGCCACCGGCACCGCTGCAGAGCGCGACGTTGCCGACAACCGCATCGGCTTCACCTCGTTGACAGGAGCTGGTCGCTATGGCCTTGCGCTCGACCGGCACGCCCTCGAAGTGGGCTGGCAGGCGCGCCTGCTCGAATTCCGCGACCAACTGTTCGAGTTCAAACAGATTGTGGGGCGCGACGGCATGACCAACAATCAACTCGTCTTCGCGCTCGACTCAGTCAACGCCGTCGCGCAGTTCGAGGAGTCGCAGCTTGGGATCTACGCGCAGGACGCCATCGACCTGCTGCCGCAGGAAGGCCGACTCGTCGCCACGCTAGGCGTCCGCGCGGACTACTTCTCGTTCAACGACGAGTGGACGGCCAGCCCGCGCCTCTCCGTGCTCTACCAGCACACGCCTCAGCTCACCTTCACCGGCGCGGCAGGGCTCTACTACCAACAACCTACCTACCGCGAACTTCGCGGCGACCTCGCCGAGGCCGCCACGAGCGACCAGAGCGTGGGCAATGACGACCTCAACGCCGCGTTCAACCGCGACCTCGTCAGCCAGCGTTCAATCTTAGTCGTCGGCGGCGTAGAGCGATTTTTCCCGAAGCGACGCCTCTATGTTCGCGCCGAGGCCTACTACAAGCAGCTCTCGGACCTCATCTCGTACACCGTCGAGAACACGCGCGTGACCTACACCGGCGAGAACGACGCCGATGGCTACGCTGCGGGCTTCGACGTTCAGGTGCGCGGCGAGATCGTACCGGGCGTGGAGAGTTGGGTCAACTACGGCTTTCTGACCACCCGCGAGACGTTCAAGGACGGCACCGTGGTGGACCCGACCGTGGTGGGCGTTCTCCCGAGTGACAACACCGTCGCACGCCCCTTCGACCGACGGCACAACGTCACGCTGTTCGTTCAGGACTATGTGCCCGGCGACGACTCATGGAAGCTCCACATGCGCGCGCTCTTCGGCACGGGCCTTCCCTACACGCCGCCAGTCCCCGACCCCGAAAACCCTTCGAACACCGCACTGCGTGTGCCGGGCGACCGCAACAGCGACCGCTTCCCGCAATACCAGCGCATCGACCTCGGCGCAACGAAGCAACTCATGCTCACCAACCCCGGCGCGGCGCGGCCGGTAGCGATGAAGCTCACCGTGGAGGTGCTGAACATCTTCAACTTCCGCAACACGATTGCCTACTCGTGGATCGGCAACAACTGGCAGCGGGTCCCGACGCGCCTCACGCCGCGCACGGTCAACGCGCGGCTGCGGGTCAACTTTTAG
- a CDS encoding valine--tRNA ligase encodes MSNETSTPAIESSTSAYDPTQIETRWYRFWEEGGFFSANAHAGKKPHVIAMPPPNVTGRLHMGHGLQDTVQDAYTRLRRMQGYEALWIPGLDHAGIATQNVVERTLKKQEGKTRHDLGREAFVDRVYDWKEEYGEIILQQKRRLGVSADWSRQRFTMDDGFSRAVQDVFVKLHEQGLVYKGDYLVNWDPGSGTVISNEEVDNVERDGHLWWIQYPLVEGEGHITIATTRPETMLGDTAVAVNPDDDRYRTLVGKTVLLPLVGREIPIIADSYVKAEFGAGALKVTPAHDENDFALGQRHSLESVTVIDFDAKINDNGGTYAGMDRFAARKAIVADLEAEGLLEKVEPYRHTVPISSRSGAVIEPLLSPQWYVRMEPLAERALDVVRDGAITFHPDRWKNEYFRWLEDIRDWPISRQLWWGHRIPVWYHTDADGQIDEHRPFVVSVDQPEPGMVQDEDVLDTWFSSWLWPFATLGWPNETEDLKTFYPGSVLVSGYDILFFWIARMVMAGLHFTDEVPFRDIFITGMIKDKQGRWMSKSLGNGIDPLDMVEQYGADAVRFTMAVLCAQGQDIKLDPAKFEGGRNFANKIWNAFRVFGRFMETGDDGRPVSDHVRTRSFEELELVERWMLTRLQEGILDITASMDRYRISEAANRIYDLFWRDYCDWYLELIKPTYGPDGELRAMDPDKLALAVEIYEQLTKLLHPFMPFITEDLWWRLRPREDGAACIVAKWPEADASLEDTEAATAFSLIQDLVTAVRSVRAQYNVPPSKGIAVTVNIDVDGGDAGRAELVAVLDANRATFAALAGVDGLTLGTGLAKPKASAAVVVDRHEVFVPLTGMINLEQERARLTKEIEQKKGFLKGVEKKLSNENFVSRAPEAIVEKERQKAADARAEIAKLEANRDDLG; translated from the coding sequence ATGTCCAACGAAACGTCCACCCCGGCCATCGAATCGTCTACTTCCGCATACGACCCCACGCAGATCGAGACTCGCTGGTACCGTTTCTGGGAGGAGGGCGGCTTCTTCAGCGCTAACGCTCACGCTGGCAAGAAGCCACACGTCATTGCGATGCCGCCGCCCAACGTCACTGGGCGGCTCCACATGGGTCACGGCCTCCAGGACACCGTGCAGGATGCCTACACCCGTCTCCGCCGCATGCAAGGCTACGAGGCGCTATGGATCCCTGGCCTCGACCACGCGGGCATTGCTACGCAGAACGTGGTCGAGCGGACGCTGAAGAAGCAAGAGGGCAAGACGCGCCACGACCTTGGCCGCGAAGCCTTCGTGGACCGAGTCTACGATTGGAAAGAGGAGTACGGCGAGATCATCCTCCAGCAGAAGCGCCGCCTCGGCGTGTCGGCCGACTGGTCCCGCCAGCGCTTCACGATGGACGACGGTTTCTCCCGCGCCGTGCAGGACGTGTTCGTGAAGCTCCATGAGCAAGGCCTCGTCTACAAAGGGGACTACCTCGTCAACTGGGATCCGGGTAGCGGCACGGTGATCTCCAACGAAGAGGTCGACAACGTCGAGCGCGACGGGCACCTGTGGTGGATCCAGTACCCGCTCGTGGAGGGCGAGGGCCACATCACCATCGCCACCACGCGACCCGAAACGATGCTCGGCGACACCGCCGTCGCGGTCAACCCAGACGACGACCGCTACCGGACGCTCGTCGGTAAGACGGTGCTGCTCCCGCTCGTCGGCCGCGAGATCCCGATCATCGCCGACAGCTACGTGAAGGCCGAGTTTGGCGCGGGGGCGCTGAAGGTCACGCCCGCGCACGACGAGAACGACTTCGCCCTTGGGCAGCGCCATAGCCTGGAGAGCGTCACCGTGATCGACTTCGACGCGAAGATCAACGATAATGGCGGCACATACGCCGGCATGGACCGCTTCGCTGCCCGCAAGGCCATCGTCGCCGACCTCGAAGCGGAAGGACTGCTCGAAAAGGTCGAGCCCTACCGCCACACCGTCCCGATCTCGTCGCGCTCGGGTGCCGTCATCGAGCCGCTGCTCTCGCCGCAGTGGTACGTCCGTATGGAGCCGCTCGCCGAGCGTGCGCTGGACGTTGTCCGAGACGGCGCGATCACGTTCCACCCCGACCGCTGGAAGAACGAGTACTTCCGCTGGCTCGAAGACATCCGCGACTGGCCAATCAGCCGTCAACTCTGGTGGGGGCACCGCATTCCGGTGTGGTACCACACCGACGCGGACGGCCAAATCGACGAGCACCGCCCGTTCGTCGTCTCCGTCGATCAGCCCGAGCCGGGCATGGTGCAGGACGAGGACGTGCTCGACACGTGGTTCTCGTCGTGGCTCTGGCCCTTCGCGACGCTCGGCTGGCCGAACGAGACCGAGGATCTGAAGACGTTCTATCCGGGGTCGGTCCTCGTCTCGGGCTACGACATCCTCTTCTTCTGGATCGCGCGCATGGTGATGGCCGGGCTGCACTTCACCGACGAGGTGCCCTTCCGCGACATCTTCATCACGGGGATGATCAAGGACAAGCAGGGCCGCTGGATGTCGAAGTCGCTCGGCAACGGCATCGACCCGCTCGACATGGTGGAGCAGTATGGTGCCGACGCCGTGCGTTTCACAATGGCGGTCCTCTGCGCACAGGGGCAGGATATCAAGCTCGACCCGGCCAAGTTCGAGGGCGGGCGCAACTTCGCGAACAAGATCTGGAACGCCTTCCGCGTCTTCGGCCGCTTCATGGAGACGGGCGACGACGGGCGACCCGTTTCGGATCACGTCCGCACGCGCTCCTTCGAGGAGTTGGAGTTGGTCGAGCGCTGGATGCTGACGCGCCTCCAGGAGGGCATCCTCGATATCACCGCCTCGATGGACCGTTATCGCATCTCTGAAGCGGCCAACCGCATCTACGACCTCTTCTGGCGCGACTACTGCGACTGGTATCTCGAACTGATCAAGCCAACCTACGGGCCGGACGGTGAACTCCGCGCGATGGACCCGGACAAGCTCGCGCTGGCCGTCGAGATCTACGAGCAGCTGACGAAGCTGCTGCACCCGTTCATGCCGTTCATCACCGAAGACCTCTGGTGGCGACTTCGCCCGCGGGAAGACGGCGCTGCGTGCATCGTCGCCAAGTGGCCCGAAGCCGATGCGTCGCTCGAAGACACTGAGGCGGCAACGGCGTTCAGCCTGATTCAGGATCTCGTGACGGCCGTCCGCTCGGTGCGTGCGCAGTACAACGTCCCGCCCTCGAAAGGCATCGCTGTGACGGTGAACATTGATGTGGACGGGGGGGACGCCGGCCGTGCTGAGCTCGTCGCCGTGCTCGACGCCAACCGCGCGACGTTCGCGGCCCTTGCAGGCGTGGATGGTCTCACGCTCGGGACAGGTCTCGCCAAGCCGAAAGCCTCTGCCGCCGTGGTCGTGGACCGACACGAGGTGTTCGTCCCGCTCACGGGCATGATCAACCTCGAACAGGAACGCGCGCGCCTCACGAAAGAGATCGAGCAAAAGAAGGGCTTCCTGAAGGGCGTCGAGAAGAAGCTCTCCAACGAGAACTTCGTCAGTCGCGCCCCCGAGGCCATTGTCGAGAAGGAGCGCCAGAAGGCCGCCGACGCCCGCGCCGAGATCGCGAAGCTGGAAGCCAACCGCGACGACCTCGGCTAG